The sequence below is a genomic window from Lysobacter stagni.
GTCCACAGCACCTGTCCTCCAGTACCGAACAGACCGGCGCCGATCACCCACAGCCACGCGATGCCCTGCGGCCATTCCCACACGAACAGCGCTGGCACGAATGACATCGGCACCCAGAACAGGTACGTGTAGAGCACGATCGTGTTGGCCGCATCCACGCGCGAGAGCTGCTTGATCTGGATCGCCACCACCGCGCTCAGAACCGCGGCGGCCAGGGCGATCAGCGTGCCGGAGGTGAACTCGGTGGAGCCCGGGCGCACGATCACCAGCACGCCGACGAAGCCCATCGCGACCGCGGCCCAGCGGCGTCCGCGCACGTGTTCGCCCAGCATCAGCGCGGCGAGGATGGTCACGAAGACCGGTGATGAGTACGACAGCGAGATCGCCTGCGCCAGCGGCAGGTGTCCGATCGCCCAGAAGCCGCACAGCATCGAGAAGATTCCGATCAGGCAGCGCACGAAATAGCGCGGCAGCTGCTTCGTGCGCAGCGAGGACGGATCCATGCGCATCACCAGCGGCAGCACCGTGAGCAGGCCGAAGAAGTTGCGGAAGAACGCGATCTCCAGCGTGTTCAGCGAGTGCGAGGCCAGGCGGATGGCGATGGCCATCATGCCGAAGCAGAGCGTGCTGGCGAGCATGAAGCCCGCGGCGCGAAGGGGGTGGTGGATCGTCGTCGTCGCGCTCACGGGTGTTCTTCTGATTTACCAGTCGGCACCGATGACCCGTGGCTCGGGTTCGATGGCGACGTTGAAACGCTGCCGTACCGACTCGGCGATGCGGCGGGCCAGGTCGAGCAGTTGCCGTCCCGTGGCGTTGCCGTGGTTGACCAGCACCAGCGCGTGCGTCGGCGCAACGCCGGCATCGCCGTCGCGGTGGCCCTTCCAGCCGCAGGCATCGATGAACCACGCCGCCGACAGCTTGCGCGTGCCGACGTCGTTGCCGCGGAATATCGGCATGGTCGGGTATTGCGCATGCAGGGCTTCGGCCTGCGCGACCGGGACGATGGGGTTCTTGAAGAAACTGCCGGCGTTGCCGAGCACGGCCGGGTCGGGCAGCTTGCGACGGCGGATGGCGATGACCGCATCCGCCACATCGCGCGGCGTGGCCTCGGCGATGCCCATGGCAGTCAGTTCGTCGCCGATGCCGGCGTAATCCAGCTTCAGCGACGGTGTGCGCGACAGGGCGAATTCCACCGCGGTGACGATGTAGCGATCCGGCTGGTGCTTGAACACGCTGTCCCGGTAGCCGAACGCGCAGGTCGCCGCATCGAAGCGGTGCACGCGTCCGGTGGCGGGCTCGAGCGCTTCCACGGCATGGATGGAATCGCGCACTTCCACGCCATACGCACCGATGTTCTGGATGGGCGCGGCGCCGACGGTGCCGGGGATCAGCGCGAGGTTTTCCAGGCCGGCCAGCCCCAGCGCCAGCGTGTGCATGACGAAACCGTGCCAGACCACGCCTGCGTCCGCGCGCACGATGGCGACGTCGCCATCGGTCAGCACGCGCACGTCCTGGCCGGTCAGCGCGAGCACCGGCGCGGTCGGGTCGTCTGCGAACAGCAGGTTGCTGCCACCGCCCAATACGAGCGGCGTGCGCCCTTCGAAGTCGGGGTGGCGGAGCAGGTCGGGCAGCGCGGCGGCGTCGCGCACTTCGGCCAGTACCTGCGCGCGTGCGGCCACGCCAAAGGTGTTGCGACGATCGAGCGGCGCGTCGTGCAGAATTCGGATCGGGTCGCTCATGTCGTCCGGAGGGATCATTCCCGGGGAAGCGGGAACGGCGAAGCGGATTCGCGGGCAGGGATCATACGATGGGCGGCATGTTGCCGCGGCTCGGGGCTTCCTTGCGCCGGCGCATGGCTTCCACGCATTCGTGCACGAGTGTGGGCCCGCGATAGACCAGGCCGGTGTAGCACTGCACCAGTGTCGCGCCGGCCGCCATCTTCGCGGCCGCGTCGGCGCCGGACAGGATGCCGCCCACGCCGATCATCGGGATCGATTCGGGCAGGCGCGTGCGCATCATGCGCAGCACTGCGGTGGCCTGGCCCAGCAACGGTTTGCCGGACAGGCCGCCGGCTTCGTTCGCGTGCGGCGCGCCTTCGATGCCGATGCGCGAGACGGTGGTATTCGTGGCGATCACGCCGTCCACCTGCAGGTCGCCCAGCACGCGCGCGGCGGCCTCGACGTCCTCGTCGGAGAGGTCGGGCGCGATCTTCACCAGCATCGGCACGCGCTTGCCATGCAGCGCACCGAGGCGTTCCTGTGCCTCGCGCAGCGTTCCGACCAGGCGACGCAGCGCCTGTTCTTCCTGCAACTCGCGCAGGCCCGCGGTGTTGGGCGAGGAAATGTTGACCGTGACGTAATCGGCGAGCGGGTACACGCGCTCCAGGCAGAGCAGGTAGTCCTGCTCGGCGGACTCGTTGGGCGTGTCCTTGTTCTTGCCGATGTTGATGCCCAGCAGCCCGTGCCGGCGCTTGGCCTTCTCGACGTTGCGCACCAGTGCGTCGACACCGCCGTTGTTGAAGCCCAGGCGGTTGATGACGGCCTGCTGGTCGGGCAGGCGGAACATGCGCGGCTTCGGGTTGCCTTCCTGCGGGCGCGGCGTGACCGTGCCCACTTCGACGAAACCGAACCCCAGCGCCAGCAGCGCGTCGATGTGGGCGCCGTTCTTGTCCAGGCCCGCAGCCAGGCCGACCGGGTTGGGGAAGGTCAGACCGAACGCACGCGTCGGCAGCGGGGCCGGGCGCCGCGACAGCAGGGCGCCCGCACCCGTGCGGTACGCCACTTCCATCGCCCGCAGCGTCGCGCCGTGGGCGGTTTCGGCATCCAGGCCAAACAGGAAGGGGCGAACGAGTCCGTACATGGATGC
It includes:
- a CDS encoding DMT family transporter translates to MLASTLCFGMMAIAIRLASHSLNTLEIAFFRNFFGLLTVLPLVMRMDPSSLRTKQLPRYFVRCLIGIFSMLCGFWAIGHLPLAQAISLSYSSPVFVTILAALMLGEHVRGRRWAAVAMGFVGVLVIVRPGSTEFTSGTLIALAAAVLSAVVAIQIKQLSRVDAANTIVLYTYLFWVPMSFVPALFVWEWPQGIAWLWVIGAGLFGTGGQVLWTHALQLGEVSALTPISFIQLPLVATVGWFWFDERVDTWTWVGAGIILASNAYIAHREAVLLRRHATHAPVEAAKPGE
- the murB gene encoding UDP-N-acetylmuramate dehydrogenase; translated protein: MSDPIRILHDAPLDRRNTFGVAARAQVLAEVRDAAALPDLLRHPDFEGRTPLVLGGGSNLLFADDPTAPVLALTGQDVRVLTDGDVAIVRADAGVVWHGFVMHTLALGLAGLENLALIPGTVGAAPIQNIGAYGVEVRDSIHAVEALEPATGRVHRFDAATCAFGYRDSVFKHQPDRYIVTAVEFALSRTPSLKLDYAGIGDELTAMGIAEATPRDVADAVIAIRRRKLPDPAVLGNAGSFFKNPIVPVAQAEALHAQYPTMPIFRGNDVGTRKLSAAWFIDACGWKGHRDGDAGVAPTHALVLVNHGNATGRQLLDLARRIAESVRQRFNVAIEPEPRVIGADW
- a CDS encoding quinone-dependent dihydroorotate dehydrogenase; amino-acid sequence: MYGLVRPFLFGLDAETAHGATLRAMEVAYRTGAGALLSRRPAPLPTRAFGLTFPNPVGLAAGLDKNGAHIDALLALGFGFVEVGTVTPRPQEGNPKPRMFRLPDQQAVINRLGFNNGGVDALVRNVEKAKRRHGLLGINIGKNKDTPNESAEQDYLLCLERVYPLADYVTVNISSPNTAGLRELQEEQALRRLVGTLREAQERLGALHGKRVPMLVKIAPDLSDEDVEAAARVLGDLQVDGVIATNTTVSRIGIEGAPHANEAGGLSGKPLLGQATAVLRMMRTRLPESIPMIGVGGILSGADAAAKMAAGATLVQCYTGLVYRGPTLVHECVEAMRRRKEAPSRGNMPPIV